The region TAGATTCAACAGAAAATACCTATGCAAGAGGTAAAATACTGGGTGACGATGACTTTACGCTCAGTCCCGCTTTTGCTTATCGCGGAGATATTTATCTGGATGCCCGGCAAAAACACCTAACCTACGACGGACATTTTATGGCATCAAAGAATTGCCAGGTTTATGATAAGCACTGGGTTAAGTTTAAAGAAACCCTCAATCCGGATGCAATTCAAATTCCGGTTGATTCTGTAACTACTGATATCAATAACAATCGCCTTTATAAAGGTATTATGCTCGAACATGATTCGATACACATTCTGCCTCGCTTTTTTACAAGGCGGCATCACTATACCAATTATTACATTTCAACGGCGAATGGCTATTTGCAATACGATGAATATGGTAAAAAATATGAAATTGCACAGAAAGCAAAACTCTCTGACAAAGATACTTTACTCAATTACATCTCAGCCAATACAGAAACCTGCAACCTTTATGGTGAAGGTGAATTATCATTTACCGGAGATTACGGGCAGGTAGCTTTCAATAACTTCGGAAACATAAACTATTTTCACGACCGGAACGAAGTTATAATGGACCTGTTCATGACCATAGACTTTTTCTTTACTCCAGAGGGACTGAAATATATGGCTGATACCATGAAAAATTTCACCGGACTGGAGCCAGTAAATATGCTGTCGGAGCGCTACAGAAGAGGCCTGAAGCATTTGGTGGGCTATAAGCTTACCGACCAGTTGCTCAATGAACAAAAACTATTCGGCGCCTATAAAAGCTTCCCGAATGAACTGAAGCATACCCTGGTAATATCAAATGCCAATTTTAAATGGGTGCAACGCGATGGTACTTTCCATTCTTTTGGCGATATCGGTATTACGAGTATAATGGATATTCAGGTCAATAAAAAAGTTAAAGGTGCCATACAGACCGGCACATCACGAACAGGTGATTATTTTGCTATATACCTGGAACTAAGTCCTTCCTACTGGTTCTTTTTCAAATATAAACGGGGCATTATGATGGCCGTATCGAGCGATCCGGCATTTAATGAAATCATCAACGACCTGAGGGCCGGCCAAAGGCGACAGGATGTAGATCGTGGCGAGCCTAAATTTTATTACCATTTGGGTTCAATGCGCGATAAAAACAGGTTTCTTGAAGATTTTAGAGAAGCTGAGCAAGCACCAGAAGAACCCCAGGAAGCGCCCGGGGAGAAAACACCTGAAAACAATAGTAAAGCAACCCAGCAAGAAGAAAAAGACGAAAACGAAAAAGAAGATTAATTAAACGGCTTTGAGCAATGCAAAAAAGGGCAACGCAAGAATACTATTTTTATGCAGATAAAATCAGTCCAAATGAAATTATTTTAGGGAAAGATGAATTTCATCATATAACTAAAGTGCTTAAAATAAGCACAGGAACTACCATCACATTAACCGATGGTAGAGGTATTATTGCAACAGCTAATGTTCAATCAATTGAAAAAAGGCACATTGAATTTTCAAATATCAACATAGAGCGTATCCCGGAATCGTTAAATAAGTTGCATATTGCCATTGCCCCGACAAAAAATATAAGCCGCTTTGAATGGTTTCTGGAAAAAGCAACAGAGATTGGGGTATCTGAAATTACACCGATAATTTGCAGTCATTCTGAACGCAAACAGCTTAGGGCCGATCGCCTTGAGAAAATCCTTATTGCAGCCACAAAACAGTCGAAAAAGGCCTGGAAACCTATATTCAACCCACTTATTTCTTTCAATGAATTCATTACCGGGCAAAACATTTCAGGCAGGTATATTGCATACCTGGGAGCAAAGAGTGCGCATCTGAAAAACCTGATTCATGCCAAAGAAAATCTGGTTCTTGTGGGCCCTGAAGGCGGTTTCAGCGAAACAGAACACCAGGATGCCCTAAAGCAAGGATATAAAACAGTGAGCCTTGGATCGAACAGGCTCAGAACCGAAACCGCAGGAGTTGTTTCTGCAACAATAGTAGCAATGCACCATGAATAAAAAAAACCTAATATTCGTTTTATTGCTCGGCTTAAGTATGACTTTGCAGAGCCAGCAAATACAAATCGGGCTTTTGAAATACAATGGCGGTGGCGATTGGTATGCCAATCCTACTGCTCTTCCCAATCTGGCCCGGTTTTGTAACCAGGAGCTCAACACCAATTTCGACATCGAATACCTGGAGATTGCACCTGGTGATATTGATTTGTTTAACGTGCCATATGTACATATGACAGGACATGGTAATGTTATTTTTAATGAAACAGAAAGACAAAACCTTCGGGAATACCT is a window of Salinivirga cyanobacteriivorans DNA encoding:
- a CDS encoding RsmE family RNA methyltransferase, translating into MQKRATQEYYFYADKISPNEIILGKDEFHHITKVLKISTGTTITLTDGRGIIATANVQSIEKRHIEFSNINIERIPESLNKLHIAIAPTKNISRFEWFLEKATEIGVSEITPIICSHSERKQLRADRLEKILIAATKQSKKAWKPIFNPLISFNEFITGQNISGRYIAYLGAKSAHLKNLIHAKENLVLVGPEGGFSETEHQDALKQGYKTVSLGSNRLRTETAGVVSATIVAMHHE